Proteins from one Papaver somniferum cultivar HN1 unplaced genomic scaffold, ASM357369v1 unplaced-scaffold_158, whole genome shotgun sequence genomic window:
- the LOC113337222 gene encoding putative disease resistance protein RGA3: MDFPGTLVTSTAGLGIKMVSKQVRQGFGITQKIEQLRENFRGCIQPCLDDAHLASVWYLKDEYSYLFKAVDLYYEYNDIMEEYKDDCRRDSHRQGKEDWAKTHLLFKPSCITRFCRKHGMGGRIIDINDRIKTFAKENKGRVSAVPKQSYRDFSDSRFGETIDSILGREAEMTELMRMLGCSDATDHTEVACELSSTVGKSESVPVIFLSGPAGYGKTALAQSLIQGQRVKEHFKDRIFWVSVSGQINDKKRFATTIIEAIQKTAPQYYEWDPLHGYLRSCIKKNETMLVILDGVCGVDAAIWDREFKPCLDAAGPQSRIVITTQVTDLAASMGIIREQTISLRELRGDDSWTLLHSTALPGQSEERIKEFETVGKKLVLGCHGVPYVIKHLGYFLRSKGNPQQWKDVNLWNLYSNKEGMLPPLLAATYDAFPYALRLCLKCCACLPYDYEIDKNILIKWWMGLGLLDKTDADRREMEEKGEDYFNILKTSSFLQGFPGASADENGWLTHYRYYPHVDALARSLAGNDSCFYTDRGSCSSSYINGRCIKYSTLILCDDDIDFIPDSLCQAERLMLLKVIIKNPRGQPFKALSYLFSRFRYLRVFEMTCTGITEIPSEIDKLKLLKVLNLSGLKIKRLPDSLCNLKSLQSLILNDCLNLTSLPQNTEQLTTLRHLEVKNTGDLRFLPKGIGKLTNLRTLSMFPVAAQGVRKGAKLEELKHLNLLEGHLHIKGLTRVKSSVEAVKAEMVNKKRLRSLCLDFETNHYELCKTTNPKALQIMKDVLEALRPDEGIDKVEVLHYPRPSPSWVTTTN; encoded by the coding sequence ATGGATTTTCCAGGTACTCTTGTGACCAGTACAGCAGGGTTAGGAATTAAGATGGTCAGTAAGCAGGTGAGGCAGGGTTTTGGTATCACACAAAAAATTGAACAGCTGCGTGAAAATTTCAGGGGTTGTATCCAGCCATGTCTAGATGATGCCCATTTAGCTTCGGTTTGGTATTTGAAAGACGAGTATTCTTACCTTTTCAAAGCTGTAGATCTTTATTATGAATATAACGACATAATGGAAGAGTACAAAGATGATTGTCGTCGAGATTCACATAGACAAGGGAAGGAGGATTGGGCCAAGACGCATCTTTTGTTTAAACCGTCGTGTATCACCCGTTTCTGTAGAAAACATGGTATGGGCGGTAGGATAATTGATATTAATGATAGGATTAAAACCTTCGCAAAGGAAAACAAAGGCCGTGTTTCGGCTGTACCGAAGCAATCATACCGAGACTTTAGTGATTCTCGTTTCGGGGAAACAATAGACTCAATACTAGGTCGGGAAGCAGAAATGACTGAACTGATGCGAATGTTGGGCTGCTCTGATGCGACGGACCATACTGAGGTGGCCTGTGAATTATCTAGCACAGTTGGGAAGAGTGAGAGTGTACCTGTCATTTTTTTAAGTGGGCCGGCTGGTTATGGTAAAACAGCACTTGCCCAATCCTTAATTCAGGGGCAGCGAGTGAAGGAACATTTCAAAGATAGGATCTTTTGGGTGTCTGTATCAGGCCAGATCAATGACAAGAAGAGGTTTGCCACTACAATAATTGAGGCCATACAGAAAACAGCCCCTCAGTATTATGAATGGGACCCTTTGCATGGCTATTTGAGAAGTTGTATTAAAAAGAACGAGACCATGCTGGTCATATTGGATGGTGTATGTGGTGTGGATGCCGCCATATGGGATAGAGAGTTTAAACCTTGCCTTGACGCTGCTGGTCCTCAGAGCAGAATCGTTATTACCACTCAAGTTACAGATCTTGCAGCTAGTATGGGTATTATAAGGGAACAAACTATTTCTCTAAGGGAATTACGAGGCGATGATTCGTGGACGTTGCTTCACAGTACAGCCTTACCAGGACAGTCAGAAGAAAGAATAAAAGAGTTTGAAACGGTCGGAAAGAAACTGGTACTCGGATGCCACGGTGTCCCTTATGTTATCAAACACCTAGGATATTTCTTGCGGAGTAAAGGAAATCCACAACAATGGAAGGATGTCAATCTGTGGAATCTGTactccaacaaagaaggaatgCTTCCCCCGCTTTTGGCTGCCACATACGATGCCTTCCCCTATGCTTTGCGGTTATGCTTGAAATGTTGCGCCTGCCTGCCCTATGATTATGAGATAGACAAGAACATTCTGATAAAATGGTGGATGGGACTAGGATTGCTTGATAAGACGGATGCTGATCGAAGAGAGATGGAGGAGAAAGGTGAAGACTACTTTAATATTTTAAAAACATCATCGTTTTTACAAGGCTTTCCAGGTGCCAGTGCAGATGAAAACGGTTGGTTGACCCATTACAGGTATTATCCTCATGTCGATGCCCTTGCTCGCTCTCTGGCTGGAAATGATAGTTGTTTTTATACGGATAGGGGATCTTGTTCAAGTTCATATATAAATGGTAGATGCATAAAGTACTCGACCTTAATCCTCTGTGATGATGACATAGATTTCATCCCAGATTCTTTGTGCCAAGCCGAGAGACTCATGTTGCTGAAGGTGATCATCAAGAATCCTAGAGGCCAACCGTTTAAGGCCCTATCATACTTATTCAGTCGTTTCCGGTATTTAAGGGTATTTGAGATGACCTGCACTGGAATCACTGAAATACCATCCGAGATAGACAAGCTGAAACTATTGAAGGTACTCAATTTATCTGGTTTGAAAATAAAGAGGCTTCCTGACTCACTTTGTAATCTGAAGAGTTTGCAGAGCTTGATTCTGAACGACTGTTTGAACCTTACTTCACTGCCCCAGAACACTGAACAGCTTACTACATTGAGACATCTTGAAGTTAAGAATACTGGTGACCTTCGATTCCTTCCTAAAGGAATCGGGAAGTTGACTAATCTCAGAACGTTGTCGATGTTTCCTGTTGCTGCTCAAGGTGTAAGAAAAGGCGCTAAGCTTGAAGAACTGAAGCATCTCAACTTGCTTGAAGGACATCTTCATATCAAAGGATTAACGCGAGTGAAAAGCAGTGTTGAAGCTGTGAAAGCCGAGATGGTGAATAAGAAAAGACTTCGCTCTTTGTGTCTGGACTTTGAGACAAATCACTACGAGCTTTGTAAAACAACAAATCCGAAAGCACTACAGATCATGAAGGATGTGCTAGAAGCCCTCAGGCCGGATGAAGGAATCGATAAAGTTGAAGTACTGCATTATCCTCGCCCTTCCCCGAGTTGGGTAACAACTACAAATTAA